The Bacillota bacterium genomic interval CCAGGAGAATGGGCATGATGAGCGAAAGCCTGACCAGCACCCACTCCACGATTGCAGGATACCCGGCTTCAGTGATGGATCCGCCGAACATTCGAGTGAGAATACGGAGGGCGGGCACAGCTAGGCTTTCCCTCCCGATCAGGGCGAGTGCGAACAAAGCAAGCACAAGGCATGCGAGACCGATGCGTATAGTCCTTCCCCGCCCGATGCCTGTTCCAACAAAACCCGCCGGCACGGCGAAGACCATCAGAGACAAGGAGAAGAACCCCAGGTAGAAAGCCCCGGCAGCCTCGGATATGCCCCACATCTCCCTCCCGTACAGAGTGAAGAAGGCCTCGATCCCGCTCCATCCCACGAACCAGAAGAAGATCGCGGCCAGCATCGCCCGGGCGCTGTCGTCGGGATCCGCCCACACTTCTCGAAGGGCCGACAGTATGCCGACAGACCCCTTGGCCTCACCGCTCCCTTCTACGGTTGCAGGCTCGACTATCTGCCGCCGCAGAAGGAGAGTGACGAGGACCATCACTACGCCTCCGAACACAAACGGCAGCGCCGGGCTGATCCGGTAGAGCTGGGACCCAAGGAAAAACGCAAGCAAAGCTCCGAACCCGCCCATGAGGTTTATGACCCCGTTCGCCTTGCTCCGAAGGGGGGGAGGTGTGATGTCCGGCATAAGGGCGACAGTGGGNNNNNNNNNNTGGGTGCGCGGAAAACGGTCATGGAGACATTCATCAGGACCAGCACGACAATCAGAGCGTACAGGTGGGACCTGAAGGCCGGAATCAGTGCGAAGAAAAGCGCTCCGAGGGGCATCCCCACAAGGATGTATGGCATGCGTCTGCCGTAGCGGTTCCAGGTCCGGTCGCTCGCGGCCCCGAAGAATGGCTGCAGCGTGACGGCTGCGATATTGTCGAAGGTCATGATGGCCCCGACGAGAAAGCCTTTCATGGCCACATCCACAAGCAAGGTATCGAGGAACACGGGAACGAAAGCGTTGTACAACGCCCAGCTGAGGCTGATGGCGAAAAAGCCGAAACCGAGGATAAGAGTACGGCGGTAATCAAGCCTCATCAACCGGTTCACCCCCACACGCATGGGGACAACGTTC includes:
- a CDS encoding MFS transporter → MRLDYRRTLILGFGFFAISLSWALYNAFVPVFLDTLLVDVAMKGFLVGAIMTFDNIAAVTLQPFFGAASDRTWNRYGRRMPYILVGMPLGALFFALIPAFRSHLYALIVVLVLMNVSMTVFRAP
- a CDS encoding MFS transporter — encoded protein: PTVALMPDITPPPLRSKANGVINLMGGFGALLAFFLGSQLYRISPALPFVFGGVVMVLVTLLLRRQIVEPATVEGSGEAKGSVGILSALREVWADPDDSARAMLAAIFFWFVGWSGIEAFFTLYGREMWGISEAAGAFYLGFFSLSLMVFAVPAGFVGTGIGRGRTIRIGLACLVLALFALALIGRESLAVPALRILTRMFGGSITEAGYPAIVEWVLVRLSLIMPILLAFAGASWALININSYPMVVDM